From a single Sorghum bicolor cultivar BTx623 chromosome 5, Sorghum_bicolor_NCBIv3, whole genome shotgun sequence genomic region:
- the LOC8070629 gene encoding IQ domain-containing protein IQM3 encodes MEVVEAARPDKLEPPPSPPVEGPGENGAATKLQKVYRSYRTRRKLADSAVVVEELWWQALDYARLEHSTVSFFDEPKPETAASRWNRVSLNASKVGQGLSRDGKALKLAFQHWIEAIDPRHRYGHNLHFYYDEWCKSQAGQPFFYWLDVGEGKDLDLPECPRALLKKQCIRYLGPQEREHYEYIINEGKVIHKQSGEALDTSGPKGTKWIFVMSTAKKLYAGKKQRGVFQHSSFLAGGATIAAGRFTAENGVIKSIWAYSGHYKPSEENLNNFMNFLEENGVDLKEVEVRSSTKEDYNEDPVPNDSQKFTSAIMETDLPQVVPPLNTTESNGDNAPEEQARPTYQRTLSGGLQSPRATEVPQKAILERMKSKSESKSYQLGHRLSLKWSTGAGPRIGCVKDYPMELRMQALEMVDLSPRASTPSASRRLPPLSPTKVTSPTSPLAPIQASVPQPS; translated from the exons ATGGAGGTGGTGGAGGCGGCGAGGCCGGATAAGCTGGAGCCTCCTCCGTCGCCGCCGGTGGAGGGCCCCGGCGAGAATGGCGCGGCCACCAAGCTGCAGAAGGTGTACCGCAGCTACCGGACCCGCCGGAAGCTCGCCGactccgccgtcgtcgtcgaggAGCTCTG GTGGCAGGCGTTGGACTACGCGCGCCTGGAGCACAGCACCGTCTCCTTCTTCGACGAGCCCAAGCCGGAgaccgccgcctcgcgctggaaCCGCGTCAGCCTCAACGCGTCCAAG GTGGGTCAGGGTTTATCCAGAGACGGCAAGGCCCTCAAGCTGGCTTTCCAGCACTGGATCGAAGCG ATCGACCCGCGGCATAGATATGGGCACAACCTGCACTTCTACTACGATGAATGGTGCAAAAGCCAAGCAGGCCAGCCATTCTTCTATTG GCTTGATGTTGGAGAGGGAAAGGATCTAGACCTTCCTGAATGTCCAAGAGCTTTGCTGAAGAAGCAATGCATTCGATATCTTGGTCCG CAAGAGCGTGAGCACTATGAATACATCATTAACGAGGGAAAAGTTATCCATAAACAGTCTGGAGAAGCACTTGATACAAGTGGTCCTAAGGGGACTAAATGGATATTTGTTATGAGTACAGCAAAAAAACTTTATGCTGGCAAG AAACAGAGAGGCGTATTCCAGCACTCCAGCTTTTTGGCAGGAGGTGCAACTATAGCTGCTGGGAGATTTACTGCAGAAAATGGAGTAATCAAG TCCATCTGGGCGTACAGCGGTCACTACAAACCTAGTGAAGAGAACCTCAACaatttcatgaacttccttgaaGAGAATGGAGTCGACCTCAAAGAAGTTGAG GTGCGCTCATCCACCAAAGAAGACTACAATGAAGATCCAGTGCCTAATGACTCACAGAAGTTTACTTCAGCTATCATGGAGACAGATCTTCCACAAGTGGTTCCCCCTCTAAACACCACAGAAAGCAATGGAGACAACGCTCCTGAAGAACAAGCCAGGCCAACCTACCAAAGGACCTTATCAGGCGGTCTGCAAAGCCCCAGAGCCACTGAAGTCCCCCAGAAGGCGATTCTCGAGAGGATGAAATCCAAGAGCGAGTCCAAGTCCTATCAGCTTGGGCACAGGTTGTCCCTTAAATGGAGCACTGGAGCTGGTCCAAGAATTGGATGTGTCAAGGACTACCCAATGGAGCTCCGGATGCAGGCTCTGGAGATGGTGGATCTGTCGCCAAGAGCATCGACTCCGTCGGCGTCAAGGAGACTGCCTCCTTTGTCCCCCACTAAAGTCACGTCGCCAACATCACCGCTCGCACCAATTCAGGCCTCCGTGCCGCAGCCAAGTTAG